A DNA window from Pseudomonas sp. GD03919 contains the following coding sequences:
- a CDS encoding IS5 family transposase, whose translation MRGADITQESLFTVAKLDDFVPATHPLRAIRKLADTALQRMSALFDTLYADTGRASIAPEKLMRAQLLQLFYSLRSERMLMEQLGYNLLFRWFGDLAIDDPVWDHSVFSKNRDRLNAQAVAAEFLSEVVRLAEKQGLISDEHFSVDGTLLQAWASQKSFRPKDDTPDDPGPGPRNAPPDFKGHKRSNDTHASTSDLDARLYRKSHNTGAQLSYMGHVLMEHRSGLVRSAHVTLAGGHGEREAALAMLSKLGGRRRRTLAADKAYDTADFVAACRALGVTPHVAQNTNGRRSAIDGRTTRHAGYGLSLKIRAWIETHFGWLKAAAGLRQVKQRGLERVDALFQLAMAASNLVRLPKLLATGSMA comes from the coding sequence ATGCGTGGCGCCGATATCACTCAGGAATCCTTGTTCACTGTCGCCAAGCTCGATGACTTCGTGCCAGCGACTCACCCCCTGCGCGCCATCCGCAAGCTGGCAGACACCGCTCTGCAGCGGATGAGCGCCCTGTTCGACACCTTGTATGCCGACACCGGCCGCGCCTCGATCGCCCCCGAGAAGCTGATGCGCGCGCAGTTGCTGCAGTTGTTCTACTCGCTGCGCAGCGAGCGGATGCTGATGGAACAGCTGGGCTACAACCTGCTGTTCCGCTGGTTCGGCGACCTGGCTATTGATGATCCGGTGTGGGATCACTCGGTCTTCTCGAAGAATCGTGACCGCCTCAATGCCCAGGCAGTGGCCGCCGAGTTTCTGAGCGAGGTGGTACGCCTGGCGGAGAAGCAGGGGCTGATCTCGGATGAGCACTTCTCGGTCGACGGCACATTGCTGCAAGCCTGGGCCTCTCAGAAGAGTTTCCGTCCCAAGGACGATACGCCAGACGACCCGGGCCCCGGCCCGCGCAATGCCCCGCCGGACTTCAAGGGGCACAAGCGCAGCAACGACACCCACGCCTCGACCAGCGATCTGGATGCCCGGCTGTACCGAAAGAGCCACAACACCGGCGCGCAGCTGAGTTACATGGGGCATGTGCTGATGGAACACCGCAGTGGCCTGGTGCGCAGTGCTCATGTGACTCTGGCCGGTGGCCATGGCGAACGCGAAGCCGCGCTGGCGATGCTGAGCAAGCTGGGTGGTCGCCGTCGACGCACCTTGGCTGCGGACAAGGCTTACGACACGGCAGACTTCGTGGCCGCCTGTCGTGCCCTCGGCGTGACACCCCATGTTGCGCAGAACACCAATGGTCGGCGCAGCGCCATCGATGGCCGTACCACGCGCCACGCCGGCTATGGTCTGAGCCTGAAGATTCGCGCCTGGATCGAAACCCACTTCGGCTGGCTCAAGGCGGCGGCCGGGCTGCGCCAGGTGAAGCAACGCGGACTTGAGCGTGTCGACGCGCTGTTCCAGCTGGCCATGGCGGCAAGCAACCTGGTGCGCCTGCCGAAGCTGCTGGCTACAGGCTCAATGGCATGA
- a CDS encoding aromatic ring-hydroxylating dioxygenase subunit alpha, translating into MTLPSNTIIASSRRASAQMATRKTPFIFNEWYVAAFTQDVGRELMARTLLGKRVVMFRTEAGKAVAMEDRCVHRSFPLSRSWLQGDTIVCAYHGFRYDEQGNLIETPSQKVCPRGVGNRAYPLVEKGPLLWIWMGDPALADESSIPHQAWSENPDWECSSGYFHHPGNYISMHENLLDLTHLQFLHANTIGTPDYASAPFELDLKQEGYYKLVRSVMPTTLSPVWSETTGISGPTAARIVTSEFLSPGLHRVSVTFYDTALPEATRPVFRIHTAHILTPETDHSMHYHIIHGRDFAQEDTALGDFMHEQLFAAFNEDVEGLGALEAVIDDIDESNYEISVGSDAPAVAMRVYIKRRAEREAALQLSQLSA; encoded by the coding sequence GTGACCCTACCTTCCAATACGATCATTGCCAGCTCGCGTCGGGCGTCGGCGCAGATGGCTACCCGCAAGACTCCGTTCATTTTCAACGAGTGGTATGTCGCCGCCTTTACTCAGGACGTTGGCCGCGAGCTGATGGCGCGTACCCTGCTCGGCAAGCGGGTGGTGATGTTCCGCACCGAAGCCGGCAAAGCAGTGGCAATGGAGGATCGTTGCGTGCATCGATCCTTCCCGCTGTCGCGCAGTTGGCTGCAGGGCGACACCATCGTCTGCGCCTACCATGGCTTTCGTTATGACGAGCAGGGCAACCTGATCGAAACCCCGTCGCAGAAGGTCTGCCCGCGTGGCGTTGGCAATCGTGCCTATCCGCTGGTAGAGAAAGGCCCGCTGCTATGGATCTGGATGGGCGACCCGGCGTTGGCCGATGAAAGCAGCATTCCTCACCAGGCCTGGTCGGAAAATCCGGATTGGGAGTGCAGCTCCGGCTATTTCCATCACCCCGGCAACTACATCAGTATGCATGAAAACCTGCTGGATCTGACTCACCTTCAGTTCCTGCATGCCAACACCATTGGTACTCCGGACTACGCCAGCGCGCCCTTCGAGCTGGATCTCAAGCAGGAGGGTTACTACAAGCTGGTGCGCAGCGTGATGCCAACCACCCTGTCGCCGGTATGGAGCGAGACCACCGGCATCAGCGGGCCGACGGCCGCGCGCATTGTCACTTCGGAGTTCCTCTCGCCGGGTTTGCACCGGGTGAGTGTGACCTTCTACGACACCGCCTTGCCCGAAGCCACGCGTCCGGTATTCCGCATCCATACCGCGCATATCCTCACCCCCGAAACCGACCACAGCATGCATTACCACATCATCCATGGGCGCGACTTTGCCCAGGAGGACACGGCGCTGGGCGACTTCATGCACGAGCAGTTGTTCGCCGCCTTCAATGAGGACGTCGAAGGGCTGGGTGCGTTGGAGGCGGTGATCGACGATATTGACGAGAGCAACTATGAGATTTCCGTCGGCAGTGATGCGCCTGCGGTGGCCATGCGCGTCTACATCAAACGTCGAGCCGAGCGTGAGGCGGCGCTGCAACTGTCACAGCTGTCTGCATGA
- a CDS encoding TRAP transporter substrate-binding protein: MRILKTLTVLGVCLAAPLSQAAESVILRVAHFLPSTSNAHRNVIQPWCDTLARESEQRITCQIYPSMQLGGTPAQLADQVLKGVADVVWTAPGYSTGRFPRSETVELPFMLPAKGELGSKIIWEFYEAALQEDFKNYKVLALHSDGGMQLHTTRLPVTTLESFKGVKLRASTRMTARLLDSLGGTPVSMPPAQLTEALSKGVVDGALVGWEVLPALKLDEVTRFHAEPEEGQPIFSTTLLGMLMNQKRYQNLPDDLRAVIDRNSGLALSMSMGANWEREAIKARERVRGQGATVTQIEPAEYQRMREAGQELTRSWVEEAQGKGIDGTQLAETLRTIAQANGLQY; this comes from the coding sequence ATGCGAATCCTAAAGACCTTGACTGTGCTAGGTGTCTGTCTGGCTGCTCCGCTGAGCCAGGCTGCCGAATCCGTAATCCTGCGCGTTGCGCATTTCCTTCCATCGACCTCCAATGCTCACCGCAATGTCATCCAGCCCTGGTGCGACACCCTGGCGCGTGAGTCTGAGCAACGTATTACCTGTCAGATCTACCCCTCGATGCAGTTGGGTGGCACGCCGGCGCAACTGGCGGATCAGGTACTCAAGGGGGTTGCCGATGTGGTCTGGACCGCCCCCGGTTATTCCACCGGGCGATTCCCGCGCAGCGAAACCGTTGAGCTGCCTTTTATGCTGCCAGCCAAGGGTGAACTGGGCTCCAAGATCATCTGGGAGTTCTACGAAGCGGCGCTGCAGGAGGACTTCAAGAACTACAAGGTACTGGCCCTTCACAGCGATGGCGGCATGCAGTTGCATACGACGCGCCTGCCGGTGACCACTCTGGAGTCGTTCAAGGGTGTCAAGCTGCGCGCCTCGACACGCATGACCGCTCGGTTGCTCGACAGTCTTGGCGGCACGCCGGTGAGCATGCCTCCGGCGCAACTGACCGAGGCATTGTCCAAGGGTGTCGTCGACGGCGCGCTGGTGGGCTGGGAAGTTTTACCGGCACTGAAGCTGGATGAAGTCACACGTTTCCATGCCGAGCCGGAGGAAGGTCAGCCGATCTTTTCCACCACTCTGCTGGGCATGCTGATGAACCAGAAGCGCTACCAGAACCTACCCGATGACCTGCGTGCAGTGATCGACCGCAACAGTGGCTTGGCGTTGTCGATGAGCATGGGTGCCAACTGGGAGCGCGAGGCGATCAAGGCGCGCGAACGGGTGCGCGGGCAGGGCGCGACCGTGACGCAGATTGAGCCGGCGGAGTACCAGAGAATGCGTGAAGCTGGGCAGGAACTCACTCGCAGTTGGGTCGAAGAGGCACAAGGCAAAGGCATCGATGGTACACAACTGGCCGAAACTCTGAGGACGATCGCACAAGCCAATGGTTTGCAGTACTGA